The following are from one region of the Canis lupus baileyi chromosome 25, mCanLup2.hap1, whole genome shotgun sequence genome:
- the PLEKHG6 gene encoding pleckstrin homology domain-containing family G member 6 isoform X2 — protein MSRELCHQQEAIWELLTTELTYVRKLKIMTDLLVSGLLNLQRVELLTEVSAETLFGNIPSLIRVHKSFWEEVLGPTLEETRTSGRPLDPVSLQNGFLTFSQRFQPYVQYCLQVKRTMAYAREQQDNNPLFHAFVQWCEKHKRSGRQMLGDLLIKPHQRITKYPLLLQAVLKRSPEAHAREALNTMIAAVESFLRHINQQVRQGEEQESLVAAAQRIGPYEVLEPSSEEVEKNLRPFCTLDLMSPMLGVASEHIRQLLLEGPVRVKEGREGKLDVYLFLFSDVLLVTKPQRKADRAKVIRPPLMLEKLVCQPLRDPNSFLVIHLTDFQCVSSAFIVHCPSATDCAQWLKKTQQAQATLQKLKAEEYVQQKRELLALYRDQDQDQDQESSGTRPSSPSPPSPEGSQSSAEGRTPEFSTIIPQLVVTEDTDEDSPSVPDDTSDSGYGTLISGSPKGPHYVSRLRPQALRRDPRLTFSTLDLRDVPLRPRPANPQAPQRRSAPELPRQVIRRGSSLPRGDTPTWSEEEDGTSVGGNVVVETLHRAQLWGQHPPSPTHTDSAGESPWESSGDEEEVSHFVGPDCTPSPRPLRAEDMLREIREELASQRIEGLQEPGNSRPRKLTRGQLQRMRGPYIIQLDTPLSTSEV, from the exons ctcctTGTCTCCGGCCTGCTGAACTTGCAGCGAGTGGAACTGCTAACCGAG GTGTCAGCTGAGACCTTGTTTGGAAATATCCCCAGCCTGATTCGAGTCCACAAGAGCTTTTGGGAGGAGGTGCTGGGGCCCACCCTGGAGGAAACTCGAACCTCAGGCCGGCCTCTGGACCCTGTCAGCCTGCAAAATGGCTTCTTGACG TTCAGCCAGCGGTTCCAGCCCTATGTCCAATACTGCCTACAAGTGAAGCGGACCATGGCATACGCCCGGGAGCAGCAAGACAATAATCCTCTCTTCCATGCCTTTGTGCAG TGGTGTGAGAAGCACAAGCGCTCCGGAAGGCAGATGCTGGGTGACCTGCTCATCAAGCCCCACCAGCGCATCACCAAGTACCCCCTGCTGCTCCAGGCTGTGCTTAAGAGGAGTCCTGAGGCACATGCCCGAGAGGCCCTGAACACCATG ATTGCTGCTGTGGAGTCATTCCTGCGACACATCAATCAACAGGTTCGCCAGGGCGAAGAGCAGGAGAGCCTGGTGGCCGCAGCCCAGCGCATCGGACCCTATGAAGTGCTGGAGCCGTCCagtgaggaggtggagaag AACCTGCGTCCATTCTGCACCCTGGACCTGATGTCCCCCATGCTAGGAGTTGCTTCTGAGCACATCAGGCAGCTGCTGCTGGAGGGACCCGTGCGAGTGAAGGAGGGGCGAGAAGGGAAG CTGGACGTgtacctcttcctcttctctgatgTGCTCCTGGTGACCAAACCCCAGCGCAAGGCAGACAGAGCCAAGGTTATTCGCCCCCCACTCATGCTGGAGAAGCTTGTGTGCCAACCACTACGAGACCCTA ACAGCTTCCTGGTGATCCATCTCACTGACTTCCAGTGTGTCTCCAGTGCCTTCATTGTGCACTGCCCCAGTGCTACAGACTGTGCCCAATGGCTAAAGAAGACCCAGCAGGCCCAG GCCACGCTGcaaaagctgaaggcagaggagTATGTCCAACAGAAGAGGGAGCTCCTGGCTCTCTATCgggaccaggaccaggaccaggaccaggagTCCTCAGGCACCAGGCCCTCCTCGCCTTCCCCGCCTTCCCCGGAGGGCTCTCAGAGCAGCGCAGAGGGGAG GACTCCTGAGTTTTCAACCATCATCCCCCAACTGGTGGTGACAGAAGACACAGATGAAGACTCTCCCTCGGTCCCAGATGATACCTCAGACTCTGGCTACggcaccctgatctcaggctCCCCCAAGGGGCCCCACTATGTGAGCCGTCTACGCCCACAGGCCCTTCGGCGTGACCCTCGCCTCACCTTCTCCACCCTGGACCTCCGAGATGTTCCTTTGCGCCCTCGGCCTGCCAACCCCCAAGCTCCCCAACGCCGAAGCGCCCCTGAACTGCCAAGGCAAGTTATCCGAAGAGGAAGCAGCCTTCCCAGGGGAGATACACCAACCTGGTCTGAAGAAGAAGATGGGACCTCAGTGGGCGGGAATGTGGTAGTGGAAACCTTGCATAGGGCGCAACTCTGGGGACAGCACCCTCCATCCCCAACCCACACTGACTCTGCTGGGGAAAGCCCCTGGGAGTCCTCAGGGGATGAGGAAGAAGTGTCCCACTTTGTGGGACCTgactgcaccccctccccccgccctctccGGGCTGAGGATATGCTCAGAGAGATCCGGGAAGAACTGGCCAGCCAAAGGATTGAGGGCCTCCAGGAGCCTGGGAACAGCAGGCCTCGGAAGCTGACCCGAGGCCAACTGCAGAGGATGCGTGGGCCCTACATCATACAACTGGACACCCCCCTGTCCACATC AGAGGTGTGA